CCTGATGGAGGCGTCACTGTCACACTTCGGTTAGCGGTGCCAGCACCGCTTGTAGTAAATCCTGGAGCACCTCCTGGCGGGATAACACCCGATACTAATACGGTTGAAATATTGGTTACAGGATCAGAAGAATCTAATCTGTAACCGAAAGTGATAGGTGTGGTGCTGCCTGCCATACCACACTGTACTTCTCCGCCACTATTAGCATTAAAATATGAAGTCATCTGATCGGGTTCAGAAGCTACAAGAAAAGAAACAGGTTTTGGCGTAATACCTGTGATAGTGTAGGTAATCTCTGGGGTAACATAAGTACCCGAAGCATTAGTAATTGTCAGGTAGAATTTATACACTCCCGGTGTGGTGGCTCCCGTGAAGTATAATGCGCCATCAAAAATTCTCCAATAAGTAATATTACCTCCTGACGGCTGGCTGTTTACCGTCATAGCGATGCTTGTACCATAGGTAGGATTACCAGCTGCACCTGCTGTAGTTGTATTGAAAATAGGAGAGGTGCTGCTAAGATTAATAAAAGTAGCCCCCGTTGCGCTCAGACATTCACTTCTTGAAGGGATGATAAGTTGAGGATTGGGGATAAATCTTACCACTGCCGTATCCTCGTAAAAACAATTAGGATTAGTATTCGAAGTGATACGTAAGGTAACAATATAGGCTGGATCTTCATTATGGTCTGCCTTTTTTGTCAATGAGAATGTGGTGGCTCCAGAGGTTGGCGATCCAAATGTTGCATTGTTATTAACTTTGGTTCCCGAGGTTCTTTCGTAAGTATAGATATTATAAGCAGACCATTGTGCTGTATAACCTGCGGGTACCACACCATTTAGGTTTACGGTACCCACTGTTGCATTAACATTAGTAATATCCGGACCGGCTGTAAATGTTGAAGCATCACCCGGTGCCAGAATGGTTACCTGAGAAGTGCTTGTCCCTAAATTACAGACCTGTGAGATTTGGAACACATAATTTCCGGGATAGGTCATACCCGTCACAGTAGGTGTAAGGGCATTCACATTACTGATAACAGGATCTGGAGCGCCAGATGGTTTGGATACAACAGACCAAGTTGGGTTACCTACAGGGGAACCTGTACGGGTGCCTTGCAGCGTATAGCTGGTACCGCATATTGTTGCAGTACCGCCAGCATTTACACTACAGTTCTGTGCTGATGTCATAGACGATCCTACTAACAGAAATACGAAGAATAAAATATATGTATTAAAAAATTTCATTGTGTTGTGTTTTAATAATAAAATAAACGGTTATTTCTTTAATTAAGGATTTCTATTAATCCGGACAAGTTGGAGTAGAGATACAATACCATGCATAGCTGAAACCATTATCCATAGTTGTATAGAGCTTCATACATTTGTTGGTGGTATCATACACCATCATACCTTCTACAAAATTAGCTGCAGCTATACCCACTGGAACGTCCGGTGTAAAAGGATCATTATCCGCATCCGAGAATGCTACACGGTTTGGTACAAAAGCTTTGGTTTTAGATTCCAATGCGATGTGTCCGCCTTTACGGGTCATTGGCCAGTTATCAGCATCTGTTGCGCCAGCTCTTCCCAAAGCTGAGATACCTACTTTGGTGTCTAACACTGTGCCTCCGGTTGTTGCTCCTGGCTTATAACAAGCACACAGATCGTCAATCGCAACTAATACAGGTGCACCTGCCATAGTGTACGTGTTGGTAGAAGCATTAAAGAAGTAAGGCCAATAAACGCCTTCACCTACAGCCGCAGAATTATTGACAAGAGTTCCATTCAAATGGTTTCTTGTGCTGTACCATACCAATGTAGAACCATCTGGTGGCGCAACATATTGTGTCGTATTAAGATTAACCGTAGGGATATTACAACAAATATTAGTGACCGTAATCAATTTGCTTCCAGGGCTGTAGCAGTTGGTAGAGGTGTTGTAATAATACACCCAATACTCTGTAGGGGTAGAGCTTACAGATATAGTAGTACTGCTCAACAAACTTGTTGAAGAAGGGGTTGCTGAAGTATGCCATTGGATCACAGAACCTGATGGTGCTGCATTAACATCAAATACTAAGCTCAAATCCCTTGGCTGCGGATCGGCTGGTGCTGTACATGTTGAACATACAGCAGCTATAACGTTAACCTCGCTGGAAGCTGGAGAATAGCAATTACCCGCAGTACTGTAATAGAAAGCGTAGTAGACTCCGGCACCTACAGCGGTAGGATTGGATACAGGATCTGTATGGGCTGTATCTCTGAACCATACCAGACTTGCATTGGCAGGTATAGTTCCTGTATGGGCATCGTTTAGATTGGCTACTCCACTAGGACAAGATGTGAACAGAGGCGAACTTACTGCAGGAGCTATGCTACCTACTGTACAAGCTGCTGTTACATTAACTTGGACTGCTGCCGATGCTGTACCACATCCTGAACCGCTGCTTGCCACATAATAGTAATATATTGTGCCTAAGGCATTAGTTGGTGGTGTGTAGGTAGAGGAAGTAGCTCCGGCTATCAGAGCTCCTCCGGTATTACTATTGGTCGTATTGCTATACCATTGGTAAGTAGTAGCGCCTGTTGCTGTAGCTGTAAGATTGGTAGGTGTACTATTAATGGTTACTGTCTGTGTTGTCGGGCTTATCGATACAGAAGTAGGATAAGCATTAACTGTAACTGGGGTACGAGGCGATGAGGTTACAGAACCACAAGTTCCTGTTACGATTACGAAATAATATCTTGTTGCAAAAGCTGCTACAGTAGGCGGTGTGTAAGTGAATGATGTAGCACCGGTAACTGTTGTTACAGATCCGCCTGTTGCTGCATTACTGTAATACCATTGATAACTTATTGCATTATTAGCTGTAACGCTTAATTGTGTAGCCGTACCATTCACACAAATGGTTTGCGGCGTGCTATCTGGTTGTGCAGTAATGGTTGTTGTGTCTATCGTTACATTCACAGGTTGAGATGGCGCAGAATAGCAATTGCCACCCGAGCTATAATAGAAAGCGTAATATGTACCTGCTCCTACCGATGTAGGATCTGCTACCGCAGTAGTATGTGTAGGATCTGTATACCACAATAAAGTACTACCTGAAGGTACTGTACCCGTATGTGCTTGTGTATTAAGGTTAACTGTGCCAGAAGAACAATTTGCCGTCACAGAAGGGTTAACAGCTGGCGTTGTGCCTGCTGCGGAACAAATCGCAAGTCCAAAGTTATTTGAACAGCTGGTTTTATAACCGCTAAATGCTACTGCATAACCTTTCTGCGGTGATACAGGCAAAGTCTGGTAACTGTTAGCAGGCAAAGGTTCTGCAAGCTGTACAATGTAATTAACAGTTGGTATAGACTGTATTGCTACATTATCGATATAAAAGAAGTGATTGCCAGCTCCTGTTGTTCTGAAACGAATGGTTGTACCTATATTTACAACCGAAGCCGGGATATTATAAACCTTTTTCCCGTTTGTATACCCTGTAGTACTATATAAATACCCAAGAGTTGTCCAAGGTCCTGTAGCGCTTGGTGCTACCTCTACTAACAGTGTTTTATATGGAAGACCATCCAGGTTGGCAGTTCTGTAATCAAATGACAACAAGGCATTAGTAGTTGGTGCACTAACAGATCTTCTGACAGCTACGGCAGTATTACCTGTAATACGAAGCTCACCTGACACTATCTGAATGTTCCCAGTAGTTGCAGCTGTTGCTTCACCTTCTTCTATCCAGTTAGTAGACCATCCTGTTCCTGCGCTATAGCTGGCTGTAGCAAAATCATGGGAAGCCTGAGTGGTTGGTACAGGAGTAGCACGATCAAAAACGTATGCACCGGTATTATTGGTGGTTACAGATTCTACCGGAGTGTTCTCAGAAGTATCTAAAACACCATTTCCATTAGCATCAAGATACAGATTAACTGTATGGGCAATGCCTCCTTCTCCGTTGTCATTAGCACCATTCCTGTTGACATCGTCAAATATTTTACCTGTCAGGATATGCTTCATCTCAGCATCAAGACAGCCTACGTTTACAGTCACAACAGCGGTGCTGCATAATGATCTGTCAGAATTACAAACCTGGTAGTTAAAAGTATCGGTACCAGAGAATCCAGGGTTTGGTGTATAAGTTACCGTTCCGTCCGGGTTGACTACTACTGTTCCATTTGTTGGTTGAGACACTATAGTAACAGTAGTTGGAGATACTCTTCCTACATCATTGTTCAGGATATCTATAGTTACTGGGATGTTAGGATAGGTTTGAGACTGGTCATCGTTTGCAAATATTACAAAATCTACACACTGAGGATCCAATGTAAATCCTGCATCCAATGTAGTAGCTCCACTTACTGCAGCAACAGATGAATCCTGGCCATAAACAGCGGAGATTGGTGTTCCGTCACAAGTAAAGAAGGACATACCTCCGTTTCCTGTGCTGGTGAAAACTTTTTGTGCTTGTAGCTCAGAGAGCGTATAGGCCACATCATACTTCAAACCGCAAGGACTTGTCGATCCCGGTGCTGTACTTATGACACTGCCAGTATATTTAACATATACTGTGGTACTCTTGGTAGGAGTGATCCATACCGGATTAGCAGCTCCGGCAGAAGCCATGCCTGGTGCCCAAGCTGTCGTTGTAAAGTTCGTCAGTTGTTCTCCAGGAATCATATTAAATGCCCAGTCATAAGCTAAACCATTAGCATCAGCATCTACGATTGTGACAGCTGTATAGCTTTTCCCGTTGGCGCTCTCAAACTTATAAGCAGTGGCTTGATTCATCTCCAAAGATGTATAACCCTTGGCTGGAATTATGATGCTGCCATTGCCTCCAAGTCCATTTTTCCAATTCACTGTTATATCTTCATTCAAACTGTTTGTGAATACTGCGTATACAGGAGCAGTAGCCAAGGTTGTGTAAACAGGAGAGTAGTAGGTGCTTCCATAAAAGTTACCTGGCAGCAATGGAATATTTCTGGTTCCATAGTTATCTATCCCTCCAAAAACAAGATCTACACCCACCGGTTTGTTACTGGTGATCACAGCACCGGATTTTATATCATTTGACTTGTTTGTATCTCTGGTTTTATTACCTGGGGGTGGGCCAGCTGTTCCTTCATAGAACCATACCATTCCTTCTGCAAGTGTTGGCGATGTAACATCTACCACGCCATCTCCATTATAATCCAGCTGTACTATAGTACCGTTCTCCGACGCTCTTACAAATAGAGAAGTATAGTCGAAAACTGTAGTCGCAATATTAGGATTCAGTAGAGAGCTAATATTCTCTCCAAAAGGAACTACAAACAATCGCCCGAATTTGTTGGTATCGATCACATTACCTTTGGTATTTTGTACTGAGAAAGTTGCATCACTACCTGTAACCTTGGTAAGGGTCAATAACTTGGTAGAATATATTTTGTCTCTACCATCATATTGTATCGTGGTTTCGGTAGAGGTTCTGCCATCCCCTGTTCTGTAAGGGTTGTTATTATCTAATGTAATGATAGCCCCTTCCGGTAAAATGTCTGTCGGGTATCCCGGAGCAACACCATTAGAGGTGTTCCCGTCTCCCCAGATTTCCGTAGTAGTTTGTGTACGGGTTCCTGAGTTAGGCTCATAACCATCTTCCCAATGGTCATAATAGATAAGCGTATTAGAGTAATTGGCTCTGATACCAATAATCCTCCTAGCGTTGGCAGTACTATTACTTATTGCATCACTTCCCGCACTCATTAGTGCTTTTTTAAGTTCCGCATTTTCCGGGAAAGGCAGATAAAATGTTTTTGGTAAACCAGCGGTACTGCATACGTCAGTCAGGTTGGGCTCAATAGTAACCGTTACCGTAGCCTGGCTGCATGCGCCTGAAGGACCAGTACACACCCTATAGACAAATGTATCTGTTCCTGAAAAATCACCATTGGGTAAATAGGTTACAATACCGCCAGTACCAATTTGTACACTACCATTTGCAGGTTGTGTAGCAATGGTTAACGTACTAGAGTCTGGGCTGCAAAGATCATTGGCCAGAATATTGATTGCTAATGGTGTAGCAGACGGTCCTGTAGCAGCATCTGCTACTGCCTGAATTACTGCCGTGCTTACCGTGAAGGTAGAAGATGCTGTTGTGCTACATCCGCTTGCGGTGGCAGTAATTGTTGACGTTCCACTCCAGTTGGCGGCATAGGTTACCTCACCTGTTGTAGGGTTGATTGTTGGTTGCGTTCCTGTACCGGTATTTGTAATACTGTATGCCATACTATCTGCATTGGCAGATGTAGCTGTATAAGTTATCGTACCTGCACTTGTACATCTTTGAGCTGACAAAGCACTATTAAATACTGGAGCAGCAGGTGTAGGAGCTACCGTTACTGTAAACGTTGCTGTTCCTGGTGTACCACAACCACCATTGGCAGTTGCTGTAATGGTTGCTGTTCCTGACCATGACGCATTATAAGTAACAGCACCTGTAGCGCTATTAATGGTTCCTGCTGCTGCAGGTGTAAGGCTATAAGAAACAGTTCCACCGGAAGATGTTACTGTAGCGGTGTATGTTACTGTTCCTGCGCCCTGACATCTATTGGTAGGCAAACCTGTATCAAAGACAGGTGTTCCTGCAGAGGCCAAAGCATTAGCACCACAAACATCCACAGGGGCAGTGGTGTAATAATAAGGAGCTCTTGTTGCATTGATAGTAGCAGAACCATCTCCTGCATTGCCATAATATTGATTTCCTGCAAAGCCAAAATTCTGTGTACAGGATTTGATAACAATAGTTTGCGCCCCTCCTGACTCTACTGCAAGCATCCGGTCTGTAGTAGGACTGCCAGGATCAATAGTGGAAGTAGTACCACCGCCAGACCTAAGCTTGCTTTGATAATTTTGCCCCCAGTTAAAAATTTGTCCAGTAGTTGTAAGTACATTGATTGATGGATCACTGTCCTGATGTTCAGTAGGTGAGATCCATTTAATGTTATTCATCACAGGACCTGATGCAGAAGTGTATCTGGGCTGTATCCAGTTTAATCGATTAGTGGCAGTCCAGTCACCCAATTCCTTGGAAGAATTATTTCCCATTGAATATAGATTACCGTCGGTATACAAGACATAATAAGAACCCGTACTTGCCATACCAATCATTTTGATGGTACCTGAAGGATTGGGTAAGGTCATTTGCACTGCTCTGGTTTGATTGGCGCTGGCAGAGCCATTTCCTAAATAAGCCCCGGTTCCCCAGGTCCATAAGGTACCATCGGCACACAAAGCCATCAAAGAATTTCCTGACCCTCTCAAGACAACCACATTATCCAGCGTAGGATTACCTGGTGCTGAGGTTGTAACACGATTCCAATTATTATTTGCGGTTGTCAGCCCTGTTCCTGCTGAAGCTGCATTTTTCGTCAATACCCATGCTTCTCCGCTACAAGTCAATAATGCTAAAGACGATTGTGTACCCATAAGGCTTTTAACCTGTTGTGGTTGTACACCCGGAGGCAGACCATAAGTGCTGCCAGATGTGTTCACTCTGCCAAAAGCTGCATTAGGTTGAAT
The genomic region above belongs to Epilithonimonas zeae and contains:
- a CDS encoding Ig-like domain-containing protein; protein product: MCNSNYGLNSNNDAATIEYDNIISASVTNAIREADGTFKIWGYGTAANGSSNLLSPTVINSTNYPGLQGTVLKVALGGTSGPNNQSVLLTTEGLYAWGTPGNFIPSAIQPNAAFGRVNTSGSTYGLPPGVQPQQVKSLMGTQSSLALLTCSGEAWVLTKNAASAGTGLTTANNNWNRVTTSAPGNPTLDNVVVLRGSGNSLMALCADGTLWTWGTGAYLGNGSASANQTRAVQMTLPNPSGTIKMIGMASTGSYYVLYTDGNLYSMGNNSSKELGDWTATNRLNWIQPRYTSASGPVMNNIKWISPTEHQDSDPSINVLTTTGQIFNWGQNYQSKLRSGGGTTSTIDPGSPTTDRMLAVESGGAQTIVIKSCTQNFGFAGNQYYGNAGDGSATINATRAPYYYTTAPVDVCGANALASAGTPVFDTGLPTNRCQGAGTVTYTATVTSSGGTVSYSLTPAAAGTINSATGAVTYNASWSGTATITATANGGCGTPGTATFTVTVAPTPAAPVFNSALSAQRCTSAGTITYTATSANADSMAYSITNTGTGTQPTINPTTGEVTYAANWSGTSTITATASGCSTTASSTFTVSTAVIQAVADAATGPSATPLAINILANDLCSPDSSTLTIATQPANGSVQIGTGGIVTYLPNGDFSGTDTFVYRVCTGPSGACSQATVTVTIEPNLTDVCSTAGLPKTFYLPFPENAELKKALMSAGSDAISNSTANARRIIGIRANYSNTLIYYDHWEDGYEPNSGTRTQTTTEIWGDGNTSNGVAPGYPTDILPEGAIITLDNNNPYRTGDGRTSTETTIQYDGRDKIYSTKLLTLTKVTGSDATFSVQNTKGNVIDTNKFGRLFVVPFGENISSLLNPNIATTVFDYTSLFVRASENGTIVQLDYNGDGVVDVTSPTLAEGMVWFYEGTAGPPPGNKTRDTNKSNDIKSGAVITSNKPVGVDLVFGGIDNYGTRNIPLLPGNFYGSTYYSPVYTTLATAPVYAVFTNSLNEDITVNWKNGLGGNGSIIIPAKGYTSLEMNQATAYKFESANGKSYTAVTIVDADANGLAYDWAFNMIPGEQLTNFTTTAWAPGMASAGAANPVWITPTKSTTVYVKYTGSVISTAPGSTSPCGLKYDVAYTLSELQAQKVFTSTGNGGMSFFTCDGTPISAVYGQDSSVAAVSGATTLDAGFTLDPQCVDFVIFANDDQSQTYPNIPVTIDILNNDVGRVSPTTVTIVSQPTNGTVVVNPDGTVTYTPNPGFSGTDTFNYQVCNSDRSLCSTAVVTVNVGCLDAEMKHILTGKIFDDVNRNGANDNGEGGIAHTVNLYLDANGNGVLDTSENTPVESVTTNNTGAYVFDRATPVPTTQASHDFATASYSAGTGWSTNWIEEGEATAATTGNIQIVSGELRITGNTAVAVRRSVSAPTTNALLSFDYRTANLDGLPYKTLLVEVAPSATGPWTTLGYLYSTTGYTNGKKVYNIPASVVNIGTTIRFRTTGAGNHFFYIDNVAIQSIPTVNYIVQLAEPLPANSYQTLPVSPQKGYAVAFSGYKTSCSNNFGLAICSAAGTTPAVNPSVTANCSSGTVNLNTQAHTGTVPSGSTLLWYTDPTHTTAVADPTSVGAGTYYAFYYSSGGNCYSAPSQPVNVTIDTTTITAQPDSTPQTICVNGTATQLSVTANNAISYQWYYSNAATGGSVTTVTGATSFTYTPPTVAAFATRYYFVIVTGTCGSVTSSPRTPVTVNAYPTSVSISPTTQTVTINSTPTNLTATATGATTYQWYSNTTNSNTGGALIAGATSSTYTPPTNALGTIYYYYVASSGSGCGTASAAVQVNVTAACTVGSIAPAVSSPLFTSCPSGVANLNDAHTGTIPANASLVWFRDTAHTDPVSNPTAVGAGVYYAFYYSTAGNCYSPASSEVNVIAAVCSTCTAPADPQPRDLSLVFDVNAAPSGSVIQWHTSATPSSTSLLSSTTISVSSTPTEYWVYYYNTSTNCYSPGSKLITVTNICCNIPTVNLNTTQYVAPPDGSTLVWYSTRNHLNGTLVNNSAAVGEGVYWPYFFNASTNTYTMAGAPVLVAIDDLCACYKPGATTGGTVLDTKVGISALGRAGATDADNWPMTRKGGHIALESKTKAFVPNRVAFSDADNDPFTPDVPVGIAAANFVEGMMVYDTTNKCMKLYTTMDNGFSYAWYCISTPTCPD